Sequence from the Miscanthus floridulus cultivar M001 chromosome 16, ASM1932011v1, whole genome shotgun sequence genome:
ttttgaagatgagaagaagcccaaccatgtttacaagctaagaaaggtattgtatggtttgaagcaagcacctagagcatgtgATGAGAGATTAAGAGATTTCTTTCTCCCTAAAGGGTTcaagatgggtaaggttgacaccactctcttcaccaagaagataggcaatcacttgtttgtgttacaaatctatgtttatgatatcatatttggatcaactaatcaagatttttgtgaggagtttggaatgatgatggctaatgagtttgagatgtccatgattggagagcttagttacttccttagtcttcaaattaagcaattgaagaatgatacatttgttagtcaaggcaagtatatcaaagacatgctcaagaattTTTGAATGAATGATGCAAAGcaaattagtacaccaatgggaacaaatggaaacttggatagtgatactagtggcaatatgatggatcaaaagttgtatcggtctatgattagaagcctactctatgtaaccgcatcaaggccggatgtgatgtttagtgtatgcatgtgtgcaagatttcaagcctcaccaaaagaaagtcatttgaaagcaacaaagagaatattgaggtatttgaagtatacacaaaatgttggattgtggtatcccaaaggtgcAAGGTTTGAGCTTACTGgatattccgatttggattatgcgggatgcaaagttgagagaaagagaacatcaggcacatgtcaactattaggaaaatcacttgtgtcttggtcatcaaagaagcaaaatagtgtagcactttcaaccgccaaagtggagtacatttcggccgatagttgttgtgatcaattactttggatgaaggctactttgagtgactttggaatcaaattcaaacaagtgccattgctatgtgacaatgaaagtgggGTTATTTGGATTGGTACCATTACAATTCTTAGAACTCTGAGATGTACCATTAAAATTCACCTATTCTAAAacttgccattacaattcttcttcTACCTGATACTTGCCATTTTCTATGTCTTCCGGGTGTCTGGGCCCACTGTCCGGCCATATACGTGTACACATCTTTCGTATGGACCAAAACACCCCCGGCTGCTTCTCTCCCTCTGCTCACTAATGTGTGGGCCCCACACATCAGATTCTCCTTCACACACTGGCCACTCCTCCTCTCCCTCCAACCACATCGGTGCTCCTCCTCGTTCCCACACCATGGCGGTGCCCTTCCTCCCTCAAACCACGACGGCACCCCTCCTCCCTTTCACTCCCACCAAGGCGGTGCGGCTTGACCACGGCAGTGAGCGCGGCCTGTCTCGCCCGGCGACGTGCGTGGTGGCCCAGATCTAGCCGCCACCTCCTCCTTGGTGGCGGATccggccccctcctcctcctcggtggTGGAACTGGCCGTCACCTCCTCCTTGGTGGCGAATccggccccctcctcctccacgacAGTGGAACCGAACGCCACCTCCTCCACGGTGGTGGATCCAGCCCGCTCCACCTCCCCGGCGGTGGAACCGGCCCCAACCTCCTCCCTAGCGGTGGATCCAGCCCGCTCCTCCTCCCCGATGGTGGATCCGACCCCCACCTCGTCCCCGGTGGTGGATCCAGCC
This genomic interval carries:
- the LOC136510338 gene encoding uncharacterized protein, which gives rise to MDEVGAGSTAGEEEQTGSTAGEEVGAGSAAMDEVGAGSTTGDEVGAGSTTGDEVGVGSTIGEEERAGSTAREEVGAGSTAGEVERAGSTTVEEVAFGSTVVEEEGAGFATKEEVTASSTTEEEEGAGSATKEEVAARSGPPRTSPGETGRAHCRGQAAPPWWE